The genomic segment CCGAGGTCGCGGTGATCGCCGACAGCCCGAGCCCGGTGCCGCCCTGCGGGGGCTGCCGCCAGAAGCTCGCCGAATTCGCCCGCGCCGAGGTGCCGGTGACGCTCGCGACCCTCTCGGGCGCGCGGCTCGACACCACGGTGGGCGATCTCTTGCCCGGCCGGTTCGATCAGAGCCATATGGAAAATTGCTGATGGATGCGCGTTCGGTGATCATGGCGGTGCGCGATGGCGCGGGGCTTGCGCCCGAGGCCGCGCGCTGGTTCGCCCAAGGGCTTGCGAGCGGCGCGGTCTCGGATGCGCAGGCGGGCGCCTTCGCGATGGCGGTGCTGCTCAAGGGCATCGGCCCCGCGGGGCGCGTCGCGCTGACCCGCGCGATGCGCGATTCCGGTCAGGTGCTCGCCTGGGATCTGCCCGGCCCGGTGATCGACAAACATTCGACCGGCGGCATCGGCGATTCCGTCTCGCTGCTGCTCGCGCCGGCGCTGGCGGCCTGCGGGGTCTTCGTGCCGATGATCTCGGGGCGCGGGCTGGGCCATACCGGCGGCACGCTTGACAAGATGGAGGCGATCCCGGGCTATCGCGCGCTGCCCGGCGTCGAGGCGCTGCGCAAGGTGGTGGCCGAGGTCGGCTGCGCGATCGTCGGCGCGACCGAGGAGATCGCCCCGGCCGACAAGCGCCTCTACGGCATCCGCGATATCTCCGGCACGGTCGAGAGCATCGACCTGATCACCGCCTCGATCCTGTCGAAAAAGCTCGCGGCGGGGCTCGGGGGGCTGGTGCTCGACGTCAAGGTGGGCTCGGGCGCCTTCATGGCGCGCGCCGAGGAGGCCCGCGCCCTGGCCGAGAGCCTGGTGCGCACCGCAAATGACGCGGGCTGCAAGACATCGGCGCTGATCACCGATATGAATCAAAGCCTTGGGCATTCGGCGGGCAATGCGCTCGAGGTGCTTGAGGTGATGGAATGTCTCACCGGCTCGGCGGTGAACGAGGCGCTTTGGGATGTCACCGCGGCGCTTGGCGGCGAGGCGCTGGTGCTGGCGGGCAAGGCCGCCGATCTCGACGCAGGCGCCGCGATGATCGACGCCGCGCTCGAGAGCGGGCGCGCGGCCGAGATCTTCGGGCGGATGGTCGCGGCACTCGGCGGGCCGCTCGATTTCGTCGAGCGCTACCCCGATCGGCTGCCCTCGGCGCCGGTGTTTCGCATGGTGACGAGCCCGCGCGCGGGCTTTGTCGCGCGGGTCAATGCGCGGGCGCTGGGCGAGGCGGTGGTGCGGCTGGGCGGCGGACGGCTGGTGGGCACCGACAAGGTGAACCCCGCGGTCGGCCTCTCGGGGCTGGCGGTGATCGGCGAGGAAATGGCGCCGGGCGAGCCGCTTGCGATGATCCATGCGAGCACCGAGGCCAAGGCCGAGGAGGCGGTGCGCGCGGTGCTCGCGGCCTATGAACTCGCCGAAGATCTGCCCGAGGAGCCCGCGCTGATCCATGACCGCATCGGCCCGGAGGATGTCGCATGAGCCGCGCCTTTCTGATCGTGATGGACAGCGTCGGCATCGGCGGCGCGCGCGACGCGGAGCGCTTCTTCAACGACGGCCGCCCCGATACCGGCGCCAATACGCTCGGCCATATCGCCGAGGCCTGCGCCGCGGGCCGCGCCGAGGAGGGCCGCACGGGCCCCTTGCGGCTGCCGGTGCTCGATCGGCTCGGCTTTGGCGCGGCGGCGGAACTCGCCTCCGGCACCCGCCCGGCGGGGCTCGATGCGGCGCCGCAGGGCCTCTGGGGCGCGGCCAACGAGGTCTCGAAAGGCAAGGATACGCCGTCGGGGCACTGGGAGCTCGCCGGCGTGCCCGTGCCCTGGGAGTGGCATTATTTCCCGAGCGTTACCAACAGCTTCCCGCCCGATCTCGTCGCCGCTGTCGCCCGCGCGGCGGGCACCGAGGGGATCTTGGGCAATTGCCACGCGCCGGGCACCGCGATCATCGAGCGCCTCGGCGCGGAGCATCTGCGCACCGGCTGGCCGATCTGCTACACCTCCGCCGACAGCGTCTTCCAGATCGCCGCGCATGAGGAGAGCTTCGGCCTCGCGCGGCTTTTGAAGCTTTGCGAGGATGTCGCGCCGATCCTGCACGGGATGCGCGTCGGCCGCGTCATCGCGCGCCCCTTCGTGGGCGCGCCCGGCGCCTTCACCCGCACCCCCAACCGGCGCGATTTCGCCATCGCGCCGCCGGCGCCGACGCTCCTCGATTGGGCCACCCGCGCTGGCCGCACCACCCATGCGATCGGCAAGATCGGCGATATCTTCAGCCACCGCGGCGTCAGCCATCTGCACAAGGGCAAATCCGACGCCGACCTGATGGATCACCTGATCCGCCTCGCCACCGAGGCCGAGGAGGGCAGCCTGACCTTCGCCAATTTCGTCGAATTCGACAGCCTCTACGGCCATCGCCGCGATATCTCGGGCTATGCCCGCGCGCTCGAGTGGTTCGACGCGCGGGCGGGCGAATTTTTGGCGCGTCTCGGCCACGGCGATCTCGCGATCTTCACCGCCGACCATGGCAACGACCCGAGCTGGACCGGCACCGACCACACCCGCGAGCGGGTGCCGGTGCTCGGCTGGGGCTATGGCGCGCGCGCCGTGGGGCAGGTGGGTTACGTCGATGTGGCGGCCTCGGTGGCGGCGCATCTGGGGCTCGGGGCCGAGGGGCCGGGCCGCTCGTTTATCGAATGAAAACAAAGACAAAGGACAGGGATATGACCGAACATCTGACCGTTGTGGACCACCCGCTCGTGCAGCACAAGCTGACGCTGATGCGCGAGAAAGACACCTCCACCGCCTCGTTCCGGCGGCTCCTGCGCGAGATCAGCCTGCTCTTGGCCTATGAGGTCACCCGCGGGCTCGAGCTGACCACCAAATCGATCGAGACGCCGCTCGAGCCGATGGAGGCGCCGATCCTTGATGGCAAGAAGCTCGCGCTGATCTCGATCCTGCGGGCGGGCAATGGCCTGCTCGACGGCATCCTCGAGCTGATCCCGGCGGCGCGGGTGGGTTTTGTCGGCCTCTACCGCGACCCCGAGACGCTCAAGCCGGTGCAATATTACTGCAAGGTGCCCGCCGAGCTCGAGGATCGCCTGACCATCGTCGTCGACCCGATGCTCGCCACCGGCAACAGCTCGGTCGCGGCGATCGACCTCTTGAAGGAGAAGGGCGCGAAGAACATCCGCTTCCTGTGCCTGCTGGCGGCGCCCGAGGGCGTTGCGCGGATGAAAGAGGCCCACCCGGATGTGCCGATCGTCACAGCATCTGTGGACAAATATCTCAACGATCATGGATATATTGTCCCCGGGCTAGGGGATGCGGGCGACCGCATGTTCGGCACTAAATAAAGCCTTTCTCCTTTACTCAGCGACAATCTTCCGGCATTTTGCCCATAGGTGACATGGGGGCGATAATGCGGTTCGGGCGGTTTCTCTCTTCGGCGATGGTGTTGGCGGTGATGGGCGGGGCGGCTTTGGCCTCGGACATGGACCTCAACGGGCCGACCGAGGTGCCGCCGCCGAGCTTCAAGGGCCGCCAATATGTCGATAGCGCGGGCTGTGTCTTCGTCCGCGCAGGCTTTGGCACCTCGGTGAGCTGGGTGCCGCGGGTGACGCGCGATCGCAAGCAGCTGTGCGGCTACAAGCCCACGCTCGCGCCCGGCGCGCCGGTGATCGACGTCGCGAAATCGGCGCCCGCCCCGGCGCCGACCCCCGCCCCGACCCCCGCCCCGGCCCCGGCCGCCGCGCCCGCAAAGCCGGTGATCGCGGCCGCGCCCGCCCCGGCCAAACCCGCGCCCGCCCCGGCCCAGACCCGCCCGGTTTCGCCCTTCACGCCCACCCCGGGCGTCGGCGCGCCGATGGCGACGATCGCGCTGAAAACCACCCCGCCGACGATCGGCAAAGCCGCTGCGCCGGTCGAGATGGCGGTTGCGCCGCCC from the Rhodobacter xanthinilyticus genome contains:
- a CDS encoding thymidine phosphorylase, which produces MDARSVIMAVRDGAGLAPEAARWFAQGLASGAVSDAQAGAFAMAVLLKGIGPAGRVALTRAMRDSGQVLAWDLPGPVIDKHSTGGIGDSVSLLLAPALAACGVFVPMISGRGLGHTGGTLDKMEAIPGYRALPGVEALRKVVAEVGCAIVGATEEIAPADKRLYGIRDISGTVESIDLITASILSKKLAAGLGGLVLDVKVGSGAFMARAEEARALAESLVRTANDAGCKTSALITDMNQSLGHSAGNALEVLEVMECLTGSAVNEALWDVTAALGGEALVLAGKAADLDAGAAMIDAALESGRAAEIFGRMVAALGGPLDFVERYPDRLPSAPVFRMVTSPRAGFVARVNARALGEAVVRLGGGRLVGTDKVNPAVGLSGLAVIGEEMAPGEPLAMIHASTEAKAEEAVRAVLAAYELAEDLPEEPALIHDRIGPEDVA
- a CDS encoding phosphopentomutase, with the protein product MSRAFLIVMDSVGIGGARDAERFFNDGRPDTGANTLGHIAEACAAGRAEEGRTGPLRLPVLDRLGFGAAAELASGTRPAGLDAAPQGLWGAANEVSKGKDTPSGHWELAGVPVPWEWHYFPSVTNSFPPDLVAAVARAAGTEGILGNCHAPGTAIIERLGAEHLRTGWPICYTSADSVFQIAAHEESFGLARLLKLCEDVAPILHGMRVGRVIARPFVGAPGAFTRTPNRRDFAIAPPAPTLLDWATRAGRTTHAIGKIGDIFSHRGVSHLHKGKSDADLMDHLIRLATEAEEGSLTFANFVEFDSLYGHRRDISGYARALEWFDARAGEFLARLGHGDLAIFTADHGNDPSWTGTDHTRERVPVLGWGYGARAVGQVGYVDVAASVAAHLGLGAEGPGRSFIE
- the upp gene encoding uracil phosphoribosyltransferase produces the protein MTEHLTVVDHPLVQHKLTLMREKDTSTASFRRLLREISLLLAYEVTRGLELTTKSIETPLEPMEAPILDGKKLALISILRAGNGLLDGILELIPAARVGFVGLYRDPETLKPVQYYCKVPAELEDRLTIVVDPMLATGNSSVAAIDLLKEKGAKNIRFLCLLAAPEGVARMKEAHPDVPIVTASVDKYLNDHGYIVPGLGDAGDRMFGTK